The sequence GCCAGGCGATCGAGTAGAAGAGCGCCCACTCCTCGTCCTCCCCAGGTGGTGGCGATTCGGGGCGGCGCGGCGGCCGACGGCACACAGTGGGCCGAGCCGCCGCTGGACTTGCTGAGGTCGATGCCGGCCTCGGTCCGTGGCACAAGGCATGCCTTGATCTCGTGGATCTGCTGGCAGGGCAGGGCCGCTTCGCGGAGGCGAGCCAGTGGCGGGACCGGAGCGAAGCGCGTCCATGCGTGGGAGGCAAATGTAAATCGCGCCTTCTTCAGGAGGTCGGCCAAGGGAACGGTCGTGGTGACCGCTGTGGTCGCGACCGCTGTCGTCCCCTTCGTGCAGGCCCCGATGTCCAAAGTAGCCGAGGACGTATACGTGCAGGCAGGCGCGCGCGTCGATCCAACGCTTGCTCCGTCGGGCCCCCTCCCGGAGCGAGGCCGGCAACGGGGCAACGCTACTCATCGCGGATGGCCCCGACGCACACATCTCCTTGTGCCTGTTGTCAGATGCCACAGACGAGGCCCTGCGGGCCCTGGCGTCCCTCAATCTCGACGAGCTGACCGCTCAGCGGCCTGACCGTGACCGGATCCGTCTGGTCTGGAACCCGGCCACTTCAAGGTGGCAGGTCCGTGGCGACCGATCAAGCCAGTGAGGGATCGCCATTCGGCCCCCTGCACCCCGCGTCCCATGCCAGCCTTCAGGGGACTGGCCAGTGAGAATGGAATTTCACACCATCTCGGCCGGCACCGTTGGGTCGTAGAGAGGACGGTGTCCTGGCCGGCGGGCTGCCGTCGACTCCATCGCCGCTACGAGCGAAAGGCTGAGCACTTCCTCGCCTTCGTCGGCATCGCGGCAGCCCTGATCTGCCACCGGCGTCTGATCAATGGAGCAACGTCTCATGCATGACTCGCCTGCTAGGCCGGGGCCAGGCAGAGTCTGGAACTGGTCGGGCAGGTCGATGAGGAGACCGGTCCGCGGGATGGCGGCCTGCGATCACCCGTACAGCGAGCGGGCTCCCGGGCTGTTGCCCTTGAAGCGCTGGCCCATGGTGATCTCATCGCCCACTACCGACCAGACGGTCTCGTCGTCCTGGAAGGGGAGCGGGTCGATGCTGCTCATCTCCTCACGGATGCGATCGACCTCGCCGTCAAGGCGCTCGAAGTCGGCCTCCTCGTCGCCCTCGTCGCCGCTGAAGGTGAACTCTTCGAGCAGCCGCTGGAACCGGAGGGTGACCTGGACGAGGGAGGAGACGTCCGTGTGGAGTTCCTGCACGGTCTCCGCGTCGGGATCGAAGGCGTGCACCTTGCCGGATACGGGGTCGAGAGCGAGGTGCGCGTTGAGCAGCCAGCCGATGACGGGCCAGGCGCCCGCGCCCTCCGCGGAGTCCTCGAAGTCCTCGATGCAGGCGACGTCCTGGGCGAGGGGCAGCAGGCCGTCGTCCTCGTCGGGCTGACGCAGCAGGAGCGTCCCGGTGGGGACGCCGACGGTCTGAAGGAGGCGGGCGCCCTCGGTGTCCGCGGCGGCGGGCGGGAAGGCGGTGGCGGGCAGGGTCGCGATCCGGTCCTCGCCGAAGATACCGGCGAGTTCGCCGCGGGTGACGTCGAAAAGCACTGCTGGAACTCCGAACTCCGCGGCGGCACGGGCGCCGTGGGACTCTCACTGGATGGTAGCGGTCACAACAACAGCGTTGCGGATCGATGCGCTTTCGGCGACTCCGATCCCGCCCCGCCCGCTCACCCGCCCTCTTACGGAACGAACTTGTTGTCCGAGGGCGAGGAGTTCCACATCTCCGACCGGCGAGCAGCATGACCCCCTGAACGAACCAGTCGGTCGAGTGGGTCGCACGGCCGGGCGCGGCGCGCAACCGACCGACAGGACGTCCAGGGAGCAGGGAACACCTCCTGCGATACGGGGTACGCGCCGCTGGAGGTCCCTTGTCAACCAACTCAGTCGCCGCAGGTCAGCCGGCAGTGGGCGACTGAGTGCGCTGGCCGCATTTCATCGGTTCCCCGTCCATCGCCGGCGGTCAGCCGCGCACGTGCAGCCCGAAGCTCGTGCGGCCGGCGGGCTCCAGTCCCTTCTTCAGTTGCAGCGAGGGGATCTCGTAGTCGCCGAAGTTCTGGCGCCGGAACGCGATCGGTTCGGTCGACTCCAGGGTGAGCAGGCGCTGCTCCCATGCCTTGGCGACGTCCGGGTAGTCTTCGTCGGTCATCCGGTCAGTGCCGTACAGTACGAACGGCGGCAGCACCTCGATGCCCGGGTAGTAGAGGATGCCGTGGTGGATCGGGAACAGCAGATCGTCGATGGGGCCGTTGATCCCGCGAGCGGCGTAATGCGACTCCGGGCCGCCGGCGGTCACCGACAGCAGAGCCTTCCTGCCCGCGAGGGTGCCTTCACCGAAGCGCTCGCCGTACCTGGTGTCGCTGTGCTCGCCGACGCCGTACGCGAAGTGGTAGGTGAACACCCGGTCCACCCAGCCTTTGAGGATCGCGGGCATCGTGTACCACCACAGCGGGAACTGGAAGATGATCGTGTCGGCCCACAGCAGCTTCTCCTGCTCGGCGAGGACGTCCGGGGTGAGCGTCCCGGCGTCGAAGGCCCGGCCCGAGTCCAGGGCGACCTTCAGCGGACTTGAGGCGTCGGGGCCGTAGTCCGCGGCGTCCACGACAGCCTTCCAGTTCATTGCGTACAGATCGCTCACCCGTACCTCGTGCCCCGCGGTCTCCAATGTGGACACCGCGAGGTCCTTCAGCGAGTTGTTGAGCGACTTCGGCTCCGGGTGGGCGTAGACGATCAGTGTCTTCACGGGAACTCCTTGGGATCGGGTGCCTTCGATTCTGGGCGCCGGGGCGCCCGGCGTTCAGGGGCTCCTCTTCCATCGGACGGGACTTCCTGGTACTGGCAGGACCACCTTCGCCGGCACCATCGAGGCCATACTGGGGGCATGGACGATCTTGCGAGCTTCCTGCGGACCCGGCGTTCCCGGGTCGACCCGGCGGCTGTCGGTATCCCTACCGACAGCCGCCGCCGGGTCGAAGGGCTGCGCCGCGAAGAGGTCGCGCACCTGTCCGGAGTCAGCGTCGACTACTACGTACGCCTGGAGCAGGGCCGCGCGACCCAGCCGTCCGAGCAGGTCCTCGACACGCTCGCCCGCGTCCTCGGCCTCGACGAGACCGAACGCGGGCACCTCTACCGGCTCGCCCGGCAGCGCCGCCGCCGCACGAAGGCGCCGGGCGGGCGGGTCCGGCCGCAGCTGCTGCGCGTCCTCGACCTGGTCGCCGACGCACCCGCGCTGATCATGGACCACCGCCTGGACGTGCTCGCCGGGAATCGCCTCGCCGGGCTCCTCTACGGCCGGCCGATGCCGGGCCTGAACACCGCCCGGCACATCTTCCTCGAGGAGGCCGAGCGCGGGCTTTACGCGGACTGGGAGAAATGCACCCTCGACGTGGTCGGGCACCTGCGCCTGGCCGCCGGCAAATACCCCGAGGACCCCGGTCTGGCCTCACTCATCGGCGAGCTGGCGATGGGCAGCGAGCGCTTCCGCCGCCTCTGGGCCCGCGCGGACGTGTGCGCCCGCACACATGGCCGCAAGGCGTACCGGCACCCGCTGGTCGGACTCCTGGAACTGCACCAGGAGAACTTCGCACTACCGGATGAATCGGGCATGGAGTTGCTAGTACTGTCCGCGGCCCCCGGCAGCCCCGCCGAGGACGGACTGCGCCTGCTCGCGGGCCTGGGCGCGGACAGCGGTGACACGCATCCTGCAGTGAACACCCAGGTCGGCGAGCAGCTCAACGACGCCCGCCAACCGCCGGGAACGCCTCAGCGCTGACGGCTTTCCAGTCCCGGACCTGTCTACCTGGCCTGCCGCACTGACACCTGTGCCGCGCTCGAATGAACTCGGCGGCGCCGTACGCACCGTCTTCGCTTGCGACTACCTCGCCGATCTTGCGAACACCGTGCTGCACTACGGCAAGGACGGCGCCCTGACCGGCCCGGACAAGGAGCACGCCGAGACCAGCATGCTTGCCCTGCACCTGTTCCAGACCAGCCTCGTCCACATCAACACCCTGCTGCTCCAGCAGGTGTCCCGCCCTGCTGCGGTCGACGGGGCTCCGTGGCGTTCGATCGTGTTCAGGGCACCTTTGATCGGTCAGCATGTTTGCCGGTAGGGCGCGCCATGGATGTATGTGTGCCATTGGGTCCGGGTCAGGCCCGTTCCGGCTCGCTTGCACGCCTGGGCTGCCGTGTGTTCCGGAGCGATGTCATACAGCTGCAGCGGCACGTGTGCGCTTGATGTGTACAGCGTTCTGTTGTCGGAGCCGAAGGCCACGGCGAGGACGGCCGTACCCGTCGTGGGGAGGGCGGAGCCGAGTTGTCGGCTGGAGTACACGTCCCACAATCGCAGTGTGCCGTCCATGCCTGCGGCGGCCAGGGTGCGTCCGTCCGGGGAGAAGGCCAGCGCCGACACGTATCTGGGCTGGCTTTCGCGGGTCGGGGGCGGGGGGAGCACAGCGAGGGGCAGGTGGGCGTCGCCGTCCCACACGGTGACCCCACCGGACTCGTCGCCTGCTGCCAGATATCTTGCGTCCGGACTGTATGCGACGGTGGTCGTCGTGCCGGTGGTGAGGGTGCGACGCGTGAGGCGGCCGTTCCGCAGATCCAGGAACTGGCCGTGGTTGGTGGCGAGAATGCCGCCGCCGGGTTTGACCGACAGCGTTTCACCGCCGGCGGCGATCTCGCGGGTCTTCTTACCACGACGAATGTTCCAGTACTCGATGAACTCGTCCTTGGGAATCCGGGAGACCAGCAGTGTTCTCCCGTCCGGGTGGAAGACGATGCCGTTGACCGCGGGCCCCTGCGCGCCGGGGATCGTGGAGTCGTACCGCGTCACTGTCAGCGAGCCGGTGATGCGGCGAGCCCCGACGTCCCAGAGATGCACCTTTTCCGGTGGAACGGATGTTGTCGGATGGCTGATGTCATAGGCGAGAACGCGCCCGTCCTGCCTGAAAGCCATGTGCACGGGACAGGGAACTGGGGGTCGCGGGGCATCGGCCGGAGAGGGGCAGGGGGCAGGGGGCAGATCTACCGCGCTTCGGCCACCGTGCGTTTCGCGAAGCTGGATGTCGGCCCCTCCTGTGCCGGTGTCCCGACGGGCGAAGGCGAGTGCACCTGCGTCAGGGCTGAAGGCGGCCGATACACCTGGCCGGTTCTGCCAGCGGGAGTCCACGACTCCGTCCAAGGACAGGGAACGTACGACGGTCTGCGACCGGTCCGCGAAGTAGCGGATCCGGCGTTCTCCCATGTCGAGTCTGAGCTCGCTGACCACCTCGTCGGAGAGGGAATAGCGGAAGACCGGTGCTGCGGGCGCGTCGGTTCGCCACAGCAGAATCTCGTCGGCATCCGTGGCAGCGATGAATCTGCCGTCGGGACTGAATGCGAGGCCCTTCAGTCCGTCATGCCGGATCCTGGGCAGTTCCCGGCCTGAGGCTATGTCCCAGGTGCGGATTCCCGCCGGGCTGCGCAGGACCAGGCGTCGGCTGTCGGCAGCGAACTGGAAATCTTCGTCCGCACAGTTTCTCGCCGTGGTGACCGGCGCCCACGGGGTCGGTAGTTTCCGCCCCCGCGCGATGTTCCATACCTCCAAGCGGGCGCCGGGCAAGCACAGTGCCATCAGGCGGTCGTCCGCGCTGACCTGGGCGTCGGGCAGCGGGTAGCTGGTCATCCGACGTTGCTTGAAGAGCTGCTGCTCGAAAAAGTCCGAGACGTCGTACAGCTTGTCCGACCCGATATCGGGCAAGCGGTCCTCCATGTGGCGCTCCAGCAAGACCTGCCGGGTCTTCATGTCCCGCAACTGGACTGTCGCCCGTGGTCCTGCGGTGCGATAGAGCACAAGGATGCGGCCACTTGGGCTGATCTCGCCTCCGTCGTCGGCAGGCAGGCTGCCCCCTGCCACGCGGCCTGCCCGCACATCCCACATCTGCACTGCGCCGTCCTCGCCCAGCAGGGTGAGTGCGCGAGTGTCGGGGCTCAGCACGCCGACGTGTGCCAGGTGCGTACCCAGCCCGGGGAACGAAGCGCTGCGTCTGTGGGCGCCGATGTCCCAGGTCGTCACCCGCCTGGCGGTAACGCTGATCAGGGTCCGGCCGTCGCGACTGAGATACCGCACCGCCTCGGGTTCGGTGGCCGGATCGGTGAAGGCGTCCTGCTCCTTCTGCACCGCGGCGCTCATCAGCGCCGAGCGGGTCTCGGGGAGGTCGACCAGGTTCCAGGCGGCAATGCTCAGCCGCACCGCGGTGACCGGATCCGTCGCACGCAGGCTCTCAGCCAGCGCCGCGACCCGGCGAGCCTCGGTGCGCAGCCGTTCTTGATCCTCGGACTCGCTCTGCCGCCATGCGATGACACCGGCAAGGAGAGCAAGCACCGCCAGGGCGGACAGTCCCGCCCGCAGCCGGTGCAACCGGCGCGTGGTGCGGGTGGCGGCGTCTTCTTCCTGCCTGCGGGCGGCGATGCTGGTGGTGAGAAAAGTGTGTTCGAGTTCGGTGAGGTCCGCGCGATGCGCATCGAACCGCTTCTCGGCCGCGGTGAGGCGCGTGCCGCGGTACAGAGCCCCGGAGTCGCGACCCAGTTCCTCCCAGGCGCGCGCCGCTTCGGTCAGCTTGCGGTGAAGGCGCAGCCGTTCCCGGTCCTGTTGGATCCAACCGCGGAGCCGGGGCCAGGCGGTGAGCAGGGTCTCGTGGGCCAGGTCGACGGTGCCGTCGTCCAGGGTGAGCAGGCGCGCGCGGGTGAGGGCATCCAGTACCTGATCCGTTTCCTCGCCGCCGATGTCGTACAACTCCGTATGCCGGGTGGGGCGTCGGGTGTCGGGAGTGCCGTCGCCGGGGGTGACCAGCCGCAGCAGGAGGCGGCGTGCCGTGCGGGCTTGGTCCTGGGTGAAGTGGCTGTGGACGTCATCGGCGGTCTTGGCGATGGCTCCGGCGAGGCCGCCGGCTGCTTCGAAGCCGGTGACGGTGAGCGTCTTGCCGCGGCGGCGGCGCCAGGTCTCCAACAACACGTGCGAGAGCAGCGGTAATCCGCCCGGTGCGTCGACGACTTCCTCGATCAGACGGGTGGTCAGCGTCCGCTCCACGGTCAGGCCGGCCATAGTGGCAGGTTTGACGATGGCCTCGCGCAGCTCTTCCCGGCTCATCGGGCCGACCAGCAGATGGGCGTCGCGCAGTGCGTCGGTCAGATCGCGATCTTCGGCGCAGCGGCCGTAAAAGTCGGCGCGCACGACGATGAGCACCCTCAAGCGGTTCTCAGGCCGGCATGCGGCCAGGAGCAGGCTGAGGAAGCGGGCGCGCTCCGTGGGGTCCTGGCAGAGGGTGAAGATCTCCTCGAATTGGTCGACGATCACGAACGTGTCCGCACCGGCGTCACCGGCGCCGGACTCGGTGTCGCTGGGATCGAACACGTGGGCGTGCGTGCGCGCCGGGCGCTCTCCGGGCGTGAGGATACGGATCGCGGCCGGACGTAGGCCTGGTTCCCGGGTGTGCTGGAGGGAGGGGACCAGGCCGGCGCGCAGCAGGGAGGACTTGCCGCTGCCTGACGGGCCGAAGACCGCCACGAACCGGCGGTGACGCAGCAGCTCCAGCAGGTCGGCGGTGAGTTTGTCACGGCCGAAGAACCGGCCGTGGTCCCCTGTCTCGAACCGCGCCAACCCCTTGTACGGCGACTCTGTCCCCGTGTCGTCCGTCGCCGGGTCGGAGGCGGCGGCTACCTCCTCCACGGCCTCCGTCCACCGGGCTGCCCACTCCAACGGGTCGCCCCCACAAGCCCGGGCGTAGGCCAGGACCACCGGCAGCGTCGGCAACTGCTCGCCGGCCGCTGCCTGAGACAGGGTGGTGATGGAGTACCCCGCCCGGTCCGCCAGCACCCGATAGGTGATCCCGCCCGCCTCGGCGCGCAACTTGCGCAACTCGCAGGCGAACCGCTGCACCGGACCGGCCCCTGGATCCAACGGCGCCTCACGACGACCCGCCACACGCCACCCCCCCGGCCGCTGCCCCTGCACTGGACAGGCCAGGCACGATACGGATGCACCACAACACCCGCAAAGATCGCGTCCGGCCATTGTTCGGCCGCCTGACCAGCACTGCCAAACAATGCGTCGGCGGCTGGAATCGGTGCTGCGAGCCCCCGGGAGCCGTTCGGGTGACTGCCGGACGGCCAGGGGATTCAGTTCACCCGAAATGCCACGGCGCGTTGGAATACGCGCCGTCCGGCGCCAAGGGCACCGGGTCCGGTCCGCTATCGAGTGACCAGGGGGAGGCCCGGGTGCTGTGGGGGCGGACGGGCGTCCGCCCCCACTGCAAGTACAGCGAGCTCAGTGCCTGCCGTGACAGCGCACCATGCTTCACCGCGCATGCGGCAGCCAGACAACTCACACGAACGGAGACATCATCGTGCGCATACGAACCCTCCTCGCCGGGGTCACCATGGGCGCTGCCCTTGTCGCCGGCGGAATCACCGCCCCGGCCCAGGCGGCGTCCGAAACCGCCATGACAACGGCAGCCTCGGATTCCGCCACCGCATCGGGTCAGACCGTCGTCGTGGCGGAAGCGGGCTGGACCAATGCCCTCAGGGCGGGTGATCCGGTCAGGGACACCTACTACTCGACCGGGTCCGTGCTCTGGCGTACCTCCTCCGCGGGACAGCCTCTCCATTACTACAGCAAGAAGGTCAACCGGTACGGCAGCACCTGGTACCAGCTCGACTCTCCCCAGTGGGGCTGGATCTACTGCGGGAACGTCGCGGCACCCTGCTGACACGCCGGCTTCCTCTGCGCGGCGAGAACGGCAGACCGGCTGCGAACGCCCTGCAGACGCCAGTGGCTGCCATGGCGTCCCGCTCGGTGGTGTAGCCGGTCAAAGTGGGGGAGTGCCTGGGCGTTTGCCCGGGGCGCCTACCTGATGCGGGTGGCCGCTCCCTGAACAAGGAGCGGGCCATCGTGCAACTCTCCCTGCTAAAACGCCAGTTCAAGCGGCAGGAGTGCACGATGGCCCTGTCTCGGTCCGACCTGGTACGCCCGCCGGAGTCACTACGCTCGACCGATGGAATCGAGCTCGTCCGCAGGGTGGTCGAGCGGATGCTGCAGGAGCTGATCGAGGCCGAGGCTGACGCGCACATCCGCGCCGAGGGGAACGAGTACAGCGCCTCACGGACGGCCTTCCGTAACGGGCACTGCGGCAAGACCCTGACCACGCCGGCCGGCGACCTGGACCTGGAGATCCCCACAGTCCGCACCGGCAGCTTCATCCTGTCGCTGCTGGAATGCCGGCGCCGTATCACCAGGCCCTTTGCGCCGTCATCATGGAGGCGTAGGTGCACGGAGTATCGCCCCGCTCGGGTCGACGACCTGGTCAAGGCCCTGGGGGCGACACGGGGATCTCCAAGCCCGAGGTCTCGCGGATCTGCGTGGCCATGGACGAGCCTGTGGCAGTCGCCTGGTCGTCGATGGGGGCGTCCAGGCGCTCGGCCACGGTGGTGAGGGCTGTTCCCAGGGGAAGCGTGCCCCCGGGGGAGGGGGTGCGGGTCGCCCCGGGTCGGGCTCCGGTTGACGGTCAGCACCGGTGCTTTGGTCCGGGCTGCGTGGCGGACGAACCGGAGCCCTGACATCACAGTCCGTGCGGAGCCCGGGATCAGGAAGGAGGCTGCTTCACGGACCAGTTCACGGCAGTGTTCGACCCGCCGTGGCGGAATGGTTTCGCCGAAGTACACCACGTCCGGTTTGAGGATGCTGCCGCAGAAAGGTCGGCGGACCAGCCTTCACCCCGGCGTACGGCCAGGGCCGCGGCGGGCGACGTCCGCACCTGCCACACATGACACCGGGTTGACGCCCGAGCCGAGCACCATGGCCTTTCCCTTCTTGATGACCGACTCCGCGAGCATCTTCACCAGATGTCCATCAGGTGGGTGGGCCGCGGGATCGAGAACGGCAGCCCGCAGGTGCGCAGTGTGAGCTCCACCTCGGACTCGAAGCGGAAGAACTCGCCCCGGCGGTCGGCGCGGGCGTTTGCGGTCGAGAAGTACACGAAGTGTTCGGTCGAGGTGTCCTGCGCGACGCCGATAAGGCGCCGGATGCCCGTGCCCTCAATACCCAGGGGACCGTTCGCTCCCTTGCCGCCACCGACCTGAACGGTGCGGACGATCGCCTTGGCGCCGGTAGCGGAACGCACGAGCGACTGTCGGTCGTGCAGATCGCCTGCGACGACCTCGACATCCCCGGCGACCCGCGCCGAGGAGGGGGCGCGAGTGACGACGCGCACCGCCTGCCCGTCGCTGCGTAGTTGATCCTGGCCATACTCGCCCCGTACGTCGTCTCCCGCGGCCCGGGAGGGTTCCCCGCGCCCAGTATCGTTCTTGCTCGCGCCAACGCAACGCATGATTTGGGGGGCGGGCAAGTGCTGAAGGAAACAGTTATCCGAAGCGACGATGTGCCGAGGGAGGATCGACTGGCCTACTGGGCAGAGTCCGTGGGACAGACGCATGCTCCGGTACGCATGCGAAGCGAGCATGCAGGTGACTTCCATGCCCAGATGCGCGTGCTGGAACTGGGAACGGTGTCGGTGTGGCCGCAGACCTTCCAGCAACTGATCATCCAGCGCACGCCGAAGCTGATCCGCCGATCCGACCCGGAGCTGTATCACGTCTCGTTCATCCTGAAGGGGACAGGCATAACCACCTGGGACGATCACGAGAGCGTCTATCAGCCCACTGACCTGTATTTCAACGATTCCTCGTTACCTTGGGAGATCCGCACGGATGCACACCCTGTGTCCACTGTCAGCCTGGAACTTCCCAAGTCGATCATCCCCTTACCCCGGAGGATGACCAGCCAGATGCTGCCACGGCGGATGCCGACACAGGGGGGTATCAGCGTGCTGCTGTCCCAGTTTCTGCTTCAAGTGGTCAAGGACGCCGACACCTACGAGCCCAGCGACGGTGCTCGGTTGGGAAGAGTCGCCGCAGAGCTGGTCGCTGCCTTGTTCGCACACGCCGTCGAAGATGAATCCCTGGTACCTCCCGACACCCGCAAGCGCACCCTCGTACTGCGCATCAAGCACTACATCCAGAGTCATCTGCACGACCCGCACCTGACTCCCACCGCCGTGGCGGCAGCACACCATGTGTCCGTCAGCTACTTGCATCGTCTCTTCGAAGGTGAAGAAGCCACTGTCGCAGCCTGGATTCGTCTGCGGCGCCTGGAGGCCGCCCGCCGGGAACTGACCGATCCCGCGCTGCGTGCGCTGCCCATCCACGGCATCGCCGCCCGGTGGGGCTTTCTCCGCGCGGCAGATTTCAGCAGAGCCTTCCGCAACGCCTATGGCCTCGCACCGAACGACTACCGGCGTGGGCAGGAGCGTCCAGCGAGTTGACCGACAGCTGACGAAGCTGTTGACGCGGTGCCACCGCCGGCGCCCTGTACTGGAACAACACTCGATGATGTCCCCGTCCCGGCCCACGCCTTCAGTATCTGACCGCTTCCCCCCTTGCCCCGATGTCGCGCACAGCAGGTTGCCCCCTTCGCGTCACCGACTGTGATGCGAAGGGCGCGAGGTAGGTGGGAGCGCTGTTCGTCGCGGGATTACCGGCACCCGAACGCCCCTGAGAGCGGCGGTCGGGATGTGCGACAGACATCGGGCGGTGCGGGGCCCAGTCGTCTCCGGCCGAGCCCCGCACCATGTCAGAACTTTGGACGGGCTTTTGCAGCCGATCGGAGCTCAGTTGTAGAAGGTATGGGTGTTGAGCCAGATGGACTTCTGCCCCTTCTTCTCCAGGTAGCCCCGAACCTTGATCCTCCGATTCTCCTTGAGGTCGAAGGAACAGTCCTTCCACTTGTCGTCCGCACCGGAGACGTCCTTGCACCAGCGGTACTTGCCACTGCCGTCGTCGACCCGGACCCCCAGGGCACGGCCGTCGTACGCCATGTCGTTGACGCCGATCTTGTCACCGTTGTCGCACCAGTACACCCTTCCAAGGGTGTAGGTCTCACCATTTTCCTTCTGCACGAAGGCTCCCAGGAGACAGTCGGGCTTCGCGGAGCCAAGCGAGGTGGCCACGGCCGGGGAAGCGGCGGCCGTAGCGAAAGCAGCCCCCGTCACCGCGAGCGCCACAGCAGCCGTGCACAACTTGCGCTTCATACACATCCTTCTCATGCAGGGCGCGCACTCTGCGCGCCCTGACAGCTTTGCTCCCTGCAGGACGTGAAGCGCTAGCAGTCGGTACACATCTGCCTTTGCAGTACGTCGACTCGAAATGAGTGAGCTTCTTCAGCGGGGCTACTGATCGAGTGGCGGCGTAGGTGTCCGCAACGCACAAGGACCTCATGCCGTTGCGGTCTGTACGGTCTTCGGCGTAAGTAACCGGCCGCCGCCCATATCCTGCTGCGTCAAGTCGCTGACGTGCGCACCACCTGCTGGCCCTCATCCGGGCTGATGGCGGCTACACCGGCAGTCTCGTCGAGTATTGCCTGGCCGCGTTCGCCCCTGTCCTTGCGATCGTCAAACGGAGCGATGACCAGCGGGGGTTCGTAGTGCTGCCCAAGCGGTGGATCGTTGAGCGGTTCTTCGCCCCCTGATGCGCACCCGCCGCCTGGCAGGTGACTACGAGCGCCGCACCGCCGGCGCCGAGGCGGTGATCTACTGGTCGATGACCCTGCTTATGACCCGCCGCCTGGCCCGGCCACACCCTGCGCGAGCGTGAATCGGCTCGGCTGCTGCTCGGCCAGCCAGCTGCGGGCCACCAGACGTTTCGCCTTCGACCGCACGGCCTCCACCCGCGCCGGCACTACGTCCATGCCGAACCCTGGTGCCATCTCCTGGCAGGCCAGCGGCGTTTGACCGAGCCGGGCGCGATCCGCGAGCGCCCTTGAGGATGCGCTGGTAGTCCATCGACAGGACCGACCAGGTCAGCCCTTCCCGCCACACCGGCACCTGAGACTTCGGCTTCGCCGCATCCCGGGGGCCGACCGCGCGTCCGCATCCCGCGGATCCGGGGCCGTCTCCGTGTCGGCG is a genomic window of Streptomyces griseochromogenes containing:
- a CDS encoding helix-turn-helix domain-containing protein — translated: MLKETVIRSDDVPREDRLAYWAESVGQTHAPVRMRSEHAGDFHAQMRVLELGTVSVWPQTFQQLIIQRTPKLIRRSDPELYHVSFILKGTGITTWDDHESVYQPTDLYFNDSSLPWEIRTDAHPVSTVSLELPKSIIPLPRRMTSQMLPRRMPTQGGISVLLSQFLLQVVKDADTYEPSDGARLGRVAAELVAALFAHAVEDESLVPPDTRKRTLVLRIKHYIQSHLHDPHLTPTAVAAAHHVSVSYLHRLFEGEEATVAAWIRLRRLEAARRELTDPALRALPIHGIAARWGFLRAADFSRAFRNAYGLAPNDYRRGQERPAS
- a CDS encoding helix-turn-helix transcriptional regulator, translated to MDDLASFLRTRRSRVDPAAVGIPTDSRRRVEGLRREEVAHLSGVSVDYYVRLEQGRATQPSEQVLDTLARVLGLDETERGHLYRLARQRRRRTKAPGGRVRPQLLRVLDLVADAPALIMDHRLDVLAGNRLAGLLYGRPMPGLNTARHIFLEEAERGLYADWEKCTLDVVGHLRLAAGKYPEDPGLASLIGELAMGSERFRRLWARADVCARTHGRKAYRHPLVGLLELHQENFALPDESGMELLVLSAAPGSPAEDGLRLLAGLGADSGDTHPAVNTQVGEQLNDARQPPGTPQR
- a CDS encoding Tn3 family transposase, whose amino-acid sequence is MPRSNELGGAVRTVFACDYLADLANTVLHYGKDGALTGPDKEHAETSMLALHLFQTSLVHINTLLLQQVSRPAAVDGAPWRSIVFRAPLIGQHVCR
- a CDS encoding NAD(P)H-dependent oxidoreductase, with the translated sequence MKTLIVYAHPEPKSLNNSLKDLAVSTLETAGHEVRVSDLYAMNWKAVVDAADYGPDASSPLKVALDSGRAFDAGTLTPDVLAEQEKLLWADTIIFQFPLWWYTMPAILKGWVDRVFTYHFAYGVGEHSDTRYGERFGEGTLAGRKALLSVTAGGPESHYAARGINGPIDDLLFPIHHGILYYPGIEVLPPFVLYGTDRMTDEDYPDVAKAWEQRLLTLESTEPIAFRRQNFGDYEIPSLQLKKGLEPAGRTSFGLHVRG
- a CDS encoding helix-turn-helix domain-containing protein, producing the protein MQRFACELRKLRAEAGGITYRVLADRAGYSITTLSQAAAGEQLPTLPVVLAYARACGGDPLEWAARWTEAVEEVAAASDPATDDTGTESPYKGLARFETGDHGRFFGRDKLTADLLELLRHRRFVAVFGPSGSGKSSLLRAGLVPSLQHTREPGLRPAAIRILTPGERPARTHAHVFDPSDTESGAGDAGADTFVIVDQFEEIFTLCQDPTERARFLSLLLAACRPENRLRVLIVVRADFYGRCAEDRDLTDALRDAHLLVGPMSREELREAIVKPATMAGLTVERTLTTRLIEEVVDAPGGLPLLSHVLLETWRRRRGKTLTVTGFEAAGGLAGAIAKTADDVHSHFTQDQARTARRLLLRLVTPGDGTPDTRRPTRHTELYDIGGEETDQVLDALTRARLLTLDDGTVDLAHETLLTAWPRLRGWIQQDRERLRLHRKLTEAARAWEELGRDSGALYRGTRLTAAEKRFDAHRADLTELEHTFLTTSIAARRQEEDAATRTTRRLHRLRAGLSALAVLALLAGVIAWRQSESEDQERLRTEARRVAALAESLRATDPVTAVRLSIAAWNLVDLPETRSALMSAAVQKEQDAFTDPATEPEAVRYLSRDGRTLISVTARRVTTWDIGAHRRSASFPGLGTHLAHVGVLSPDTRALTLLGEDGAVQMWDVRAGRVAGGSLPADDGGEISPSGRILVLYRTAGPRATVQLRDMKTRQVLLERHMEDRLPDIGSDKLYDVSDFFEQQLFKQRRMTSYPLPDAQVSADDRLMALCLPGARLEVWNIARGRKLPTPWAPVTTARNCADEDFQFAADSRRLVLRSPAGIRTWDIASGRELPRIRHDGLKGLAFSPDGRFIAATDADEILLWRTDAPAAPVFRYSLSDEVVSELRLDMGERRIRYFADRSQTVVRSLSLDGVVDSRWQNRPGVSAAFSPDAGALAFARRDTGTGGADIQLRETHGGRSAVDLPPAPCPSPADAPRPPVPCPVHMAFRQDGRVLAYDISHPTTSVPPEKVHLWDVGARRITGSLTVTRYDSTIPGAQGPAVNGIVFHPDGRTLLVSRIPKDEFIEYWNIRRGKKTREIAAGGETLSVKPGGGILATNHGQFLDLRNGRLTRRTLTTGTTTTVAYSPDARYLAAGDESGGVTVWDGDAHLPLAVLPPPPTRESQPRYVSALAFSPDGRTLAAAGMDGTLRLWDVYSSRQLGSALPTTGTAVLAVAFGSDNRTLYTSSAHVPLQLYDIAPEHTAAQACKRAGTGLTRTQWHTYIHGAPYRQTC
- a CDS encoding SDR family oxidoreductase; the encoded protein is MPAPQIMRCVGASKNDTGRGEPSRAAGDDVRGEYGQDQLRSDGQAVRVVTRAPSSARVAGDVEVVAGDLHDRQSLVRSATGAKAIVRTVQVGGGKGANGPLGIEGTGIRRLIGVAQDTSTEHFVYFSTANARADRRGEFFRFESEVELTLRTCGLPFSIPRPTHLMDIW
- a CDS encoding SUKH-4 family immunity protein, with the translated sequence MLFDVTRGELAGIFGEDRIATLPATAFPPAAADTEGARLLQTVGVPTGTLLLRQPDEDDGLLPLAQDVACIEDFEDSAEGAGAWPVIGWLLNAHLALDPVSGKVHAFDPDAETVQELHTDVSSLVQVTLRFQRLLEEFTFSGDEGDEEADFERLDGEVDRIREEMSSIDPLPFQDDETVWSVVGDEITMGQRFKGNSPGARSLYG